The genomic window GAATCGGACAACTTACGGTAAAAAGAAACCGGTAAATCCGGTAAAGTCTCCGTCGGATCGGTCATCAAGACCTCAAATATCAGTTGATAGGGATGCGAGTAAATCACCCGGTAACGGTGATGGTATTCCGGACCAGTCAAGAATGAGTATCTTGGAATGGGGCGTATATCTTGCTTTCTATCCTCCGGTTCCGTTGTTTCCGGATCGATCTCATCTTCTTCCAATAAATATTCTACTTGGCTATCCTCTGCTCCCGGGAATTCTAAGTCTGGAGTCTCTTCCATGGCCTCGATCTCCCCAAAATCCGGAAGTTCCGAGAAATGTATTCGTTGAAGCCCTGTATCCTCCTCGGAAAAACAGATAATCTCCGGGCTGAAATTCCAGTTCTGCCGAGACCACACCTCATAATCCCCGATAAAATACACCCGCTTCTTCGCCCGGGTAACCGCCACGTTCAGGATATTGCTATTTACCCAACCTATCGCACCAGTTGAAGAAGGTTGGCATCCCAACAGGAAGATAACCTCCTCGGCTTCTTTTCCTTGGAATTTATGGACCGTTCCGCAGTTGGCAGTCTCCCACCCCTTAAATTTACCTTTAAGCCCACTATACTCCTCCGTATTCAAGACGGCTTTAACCGCAGCCTTAATGCCTTTCACAACCGTGGTGAAGGGGGAGATCACATATAATTTCCGGGTATCCTCTTTCTCCCGGTGTTTTCCCATCCACGCCAATATCAAGCGCAAGCATACCTCGCCTTGCTCCGCCACGTAATGATCATTATTCCCTTTAGCGCTAGTACCTTTCTTACCGGGCACATCGATCCATAAGGAATGATCTAGCAACAATTGACTTTTCTCCTCGTCTTTCACCGCATCTTTCATTCCCAGAATCATCGTATCGTCGTACGACACCCGGTTGGAGATGCTAAACATAGGATTGATACAACGACGGTGCACGACCAACGGACAGCCTACCCACGTCTCTCCAATCCAAGACCCATAACGGTTTATCAAATCGGCGAAACCTTGCACGGAATGGGATTTCGAGAGGTAAGAAGACAAGGATACGATACCACATTTCTTTTGATAGAGAGTCATCAACGTCTCATCGGTGGTGACTACCGGTTCCACTTGTTTCGGGTCTCCCACGATGATCGCTTTCTTTGCCCGCCACAAAGCGCCTACCGCACATTGGGGAGCGGCTTGCCCGGCCTCGTCCACGATCAACAATCCCAATTGCTCCCTACCCATGTACTCCAGCATCTTCTGTACGGAAGCGAATGTGGTAGATACCACAGGCACCAAGAAAAACAAGCTATTCAACACATGTGAGAATATCAATTCTTTCTCCTCCGGCATATATTTATTATCCCAAAAGGCCAACAGCGAATAAAGGTTGCAACGCCATTTGTAGGAATTGATCACAAAAGAGCCATGCAGGACCAAAGCTTGATAAAATAGATCTTCCCTTGCTTTGTCGAATTCAGCGTTCTTCAAAGGATTCGAGGACTGCATCTTCTCGTCCGCCATCCTAAATACCTCTTCGTTACAAGAGACCGACCGCCGCAATCGCTCCACTATTCGATATTGCTTCAAGAACTCTTGTTGAGCGATATCGAAAGAAGGGAAACGGTTCTTAAACTCCCGCATAACCTTCTCATTGTCTCTTTTAGGACTCATCTTGGAAACAAACGGCCTTAATACCATTTCGCTGAAAGAACGGATATTATCCCCTTTTCCTAAACGGGCGGATATCAATCCCCAGGCCTGTTTCGTATGTTTTCCCGGATCGGTATTTCCATTGAGCATATTGGAAGCCAAATCTCCGAAAAATAAATCTTTACCCTCACTAAAGACTAGAGAGTGCCCGGCTTTTGACATGGCTTCAGCGGTAGGTAGTTTACTCGTCTCGGGTAACTCGAAGGTGATATTCTCTACAGCCGTATTATTACAGGATGTCACAAGAATTCCATAATCGGCCAATCCCCGTCCCATCTGCAAACCAAATGTCTTCTGACTTTTACCTGCCTCCAAAGACTTCACTAAAAGCGGAGTCTCTGTAAAGGCATCATCCGGCTGATTCAAATCCGCTAATAACCGGGCACGCCGTACCACGTACTCGGCGATAATATCTTTCAGCAATGTTGTCTTACCCGTTCCCGGAGGGCCATTCACGGAGAAAATGCCACAGCCTCCCGCATTTTCTTCGGCCAACGCTATATTAATAGCCATCTGTTGCATCAACGCCGGGCTGAACTCAGAAGGCCAACGGCCCAGCGGATATCTTTCCGGACCTAACCATTTCCTATAATTCTCTATTGAGCATATACTTTGACGGTTCCCTCCACTCATCAAAGGAGCATTTATATAGTTCACCAGTAAACGATTGGGCCTTTTATCCAGCAGACTTTTACGAACCCTGCTTAAATCTTTCGCATAGAAGCTTATGCTTAAGTCCGTATCATCCGATTTTAGCGCACGGGCACAAACCCGCTCCAAATCATTCCTTCTAAATCCATCATTTACGGTAAATAGACTCCGGATCCGCAGTCGATCTAGCAACTCTACCGTCTTCTGCCGCAAAAGAGAGAAGAACTCTATCCCTTCCTCATCCTCAATTGTCATAAAGAAGTCGTTTCCATCCTCCAGTAGTTCCTCCAACCACTCCTCATCAACCTCCCGGTCATGAATTAAGCAGCTGATCGCCCAGATATAAGGCGAAAGTTGGAACGAGCCTTCTATGTACTCTCCGGACGGGGATAAATCAATCGTATAGAGCACGCTTACAGATTTATTCTTCTCCAACAGCTTACGAAAACGCTCATTATCCTTATCCGCCGGAATCAAACGATATAGCTCGGACAAAAGATCATATTTAGGAACACCTCCCACATACAGACGGAAGCTATCCGCATCCCTGTATGGAGCATATATGAAATACTTCAACTCATCCTCCGATCTCACATATCTTACCCGTACCTCATCCTCCGGTAAACCAGATTTAGAAGCCTGAGGGAATGACAGCTCTTGAAAATATTCCAACACTTCCCAGTAAGCCAGAATACTAGTTGTTGTATCATGGGTACGATTCGAGACAAAGCCCAATAGCGTTTTTAAGTAAGTTAAGTCCATGCTTTAAAAAACCTTAGTTTACACGAAAGCGCTCAGTTAGCCGCTTTGTTAGATTAATGATCGTAAATGTAAGCTATTTCGAAGTATATTTGCTACATTCGCGTCAAAAATAATTAAAATATGAAAGTCATTGATCTGATAAGGAATAGTAAGAGTACCGCTTTTTCTTTCGAGATATTACCGCCGCTGAAAGGTAACAGTATCCAGAAGGTATATAATGTGATTGACAAGTTGAAGGAATTCGACCCTAAATACATAAATATCACCTCCCATCATAGCGAGTTCGTCTATAAAACCTTACCAGACGGAAGTTTCCAGAAAGTAAACATCCGTAAACGTCCGGGCTCCGTAGCGATCGCTTCGGCTATCCAGAATAAATACGGTATTCCTGCCGTACCCCATATTATATGTAAAGGCTTTACGAAAGACGAGACGGAATACGCTTTGATCGATTTGAACTTCCTTGGCGTAAACAACCTCTTAATATTAAGGGGAGATATAAAGACCTTAGAGGCCTCCCAGCAAAAACCGGAGTTATATCACGACCACGCAACTGATTTACAACAGCAGGTAAATCATTTCAACGAAGGTATTGCGTTAGACGGTTCCAAGATAGACGGTATAGAGACTCCCTTCTCGTACGGCATGGCTTGCTATCCGGAGAAACACGAGGAAGCACCCAATATGGAATCCGATATCTATTACTTAAAGGAGAAAGTAAAAAATGGCGCTGAATATCTGGTAACCCAGATGTTTTTCGATAATGACAAGTACTATGCGTTCGTGGATCGTTGCCGTGCGGAAGGTATCACGGTTCCCATCATCCCCGGTATCAAACCGATCGTTTTCAAGAACCAATTAACGGTTCTTCCGAAGATATTCCGTGCGGATATCCCAGAGCCTTTCGCGACAGAATTACGTAAATGTAAAGATGATGCGGAAGCGAAAGAGGTGGGTGTGGAATGGTGTATACAGCAGTGCAAGGATCTGATCGCTCATGGCGTACCGAGCTTACATTTCTACACAATGATGGCCTCGGATAGCGTTTACAAAATAGCAAAAGAAATTTATTGAGATACAATAGGGGTTTTTCCACGCTGAGTTGTCTAATAGAAGTACACGATTGAACAATCATGTACTAAGTATGGTTATTTTTAAAATTCTAAGGTAATGAAATACATATTCTTTATTGGACTTGACTTGTTATTGTATCCGTTTTTAGTTTTACTCTATATATGTCAATTGATATTTACAAAACCCCGCACCTTTTGATATCTGAATACTTTTCCGTAACTTCGTTCCTTATTCTATAGAAAAGGAAATATCTCATGTATTTTAAAGATATCATCGGGCAAGAGGAAGTAAAGGAACGGTTGAGGCAATCGACTCGGACAGGGATCGTACCCCATGCGCAGTTATTCACGGAGCAAGGGGGGGCCGGGGCGTTTCCGCTGGCTTTGGCTTACGCCCGTTATCTGAATTGTACGAACCGGACGGAGACGGACGCTTGCGGACGTTGCCCGTCATGCCTTAAATATGACGAATTGGCACATCCCGATTTGCATTTCGTATTCCCAATCGTAGCCAAGAAAGAGAAAAAGAAAGAGGTCTGCGATGATTATCTCAGTGAATGGCGTGGGTTCCTCAAAGAACATCCCTATTTCAATATGGATGAATGGCTGGATTATATCGAGGCCGGAAACTCACAAGCGATCATCTATTCCAAGGAAAGCGATGAGATTATCCATAAACTGAGCCTAAAGATTTATGAGGCGGAATATCGTATCCTGATGGTTTGGTTGCCGGAGAAACTACATCCTACTTGCGCCAACAAGCTTCTGAAAATCATAGAGGAGCCTCCTATGAAAACGGTTATCCTTATGGTATCCGAGACACCGGACCTTATCCTCGGGACCATCCAATCCCGTGCGCAACGCATCCACATCCGTCCCATTGAGACCGATGCGATCATGAATGCCATGGTATCCCGTTTCGGGCTTTCGCCCGACGACGCTAAACACGTCGCTCACCTCTCCTCCGGAAGTTTTATCAAGGCGATGGAGGCGATTAGCTTGGGCGAGGAAAATAAATTCTTTCTGGAGCAATTCAAGGCCATGATGCGAAACTCATGGGCACGAAACGTAAAAGGCATGAAAGCGATGGCGGACGTCATGGCAGGGATCGGACGGGAACGACAAAAAAACTTCCTCTCCTATTGTCAGCATTTGATCCGGGAGAACTTCATGTACCGGTTCCAATCGCCGGAACTTAATTATATGAATCTGGACGAGGCTAGCTTCTCCGTTAAGTTCTCCCCTTTCGTCAACGAGCGAAACGTGATCGATTTGATGGAAGAATTGGCGAAAGCGGAACGCCATATCACACAGAACGTGAATGCCAAGATGGTCTTTTTTGATTTATCCTTACGAATTACCGTACTAATCAAAAGATAAGTCTTCAGATTTTCTTGTTACGCCAATTTCCTTTCCATAGATAGAAGAAAGAAGAAAGGATCATGATATTATATACATACTCCGTAGTCCAGCAAACCGCCACGTCCGCACGCAACCATACGGCGACATACAATATATATAATACGTACACGAATATGCTAGCCATATCGATTTCCAGCGCACGGCGGGTATTGCCTGTCCCCGATACGCTAAAGAAATAAATAAAACCGGGAACGGCGAAAAGATAAGAGGACAGCATCACCCACAGCGAGGGGATCGAGCTAGCGATCAGATCCGGGTTATCCGTATAAATACGCAATACGGTAGACGGGAACATAGCGATCAAGATACCGATCGGTAGCACGAACGCATAGCATAGCCCGATCATCCTCCGGCAAAGCGGAAGCACCCGGTCCGACTCCCCGGCGCCGATCAAGTTACTTACCAGCGAGCTGTTCGTGGAGGCGAAAGCATTCACGAACATAAACAGGAACGAGGAGATGCTACGTACCACATTCGTAATCGCCAACGGCCGCTCGCCCAGATGCTCCATAGCGATGAAGAAGATAAACCATCCCCCAAAAGCGATCCCATGCTGGATCATCACCCAGATAGAGACACTCAGTATTTGTCCCAGCATCCTAAAATCCACTCTCGTAAAACGGAACAGACCATATTTTTTATAATCTATCTTCTTCCAAGTATAAATCACGAAGAACAATACGGAAACAGCTTCCGAGATCGAGGAAGCGATAGCGGCACCCGCTATCCCCAAAGCGGGGAACCCGAACTTACCGAATATCAAGATATAGTTCAAGACCACGTTGGTAAGCACCATCACCACCGAATTGGCCGTCAAGATCTTCGTATTCGTCGTACTCACGTAAAACGCACGGAACATCACCGCTATAAAAGAGAAGAAGAACCCGTACACCCGCCAGTCCAGATAGCTCATCGTCGCCCGATACACCTCTTCTGAGCCGATCATCCGGTGGAGCAGATAGGGCGTAAGCAGATTAGAGGCCGTAAACAACACCGCCGCCAGCAGAAAAAGGAATAGCCCGCCTTGCGTGAAAACCTCGCCGATCCGCTTATACTCCCCCTCACCATTACGACGTGCCATCAGCACCTGAGCTCCTACACTGAAACCAAAGCCCAGCATATAAATCACGAGATAATAGACTCCTGCCAAGGCGGAGGCACCTAGCTCAACCTCGCCGACACGTCCCAGATAAGCGGTGTCCGTCAATCCGATCATATGCTCCATGAGCAAGCTGATTAATACCGGATACGTGATCTTTAGAATTTGTTTGTTCGTATATCGCATGATGAATCTTAAATAAAAGGGAGGCAAAGGTAGTAATAAGATGCCAGTCACACAATATTACCCCATGCGATCCGTTTCTTATCATATTACATTATTATACGAAGAGATATGGTTACAAAACTCATCATGGCCTGCATTTTGTCCGCTACGCTATTGAGCTGCAACGGGCAAAACACAAATACGATCAACTACGCTACCGTCGAACCCCTGCATATCAATCGTTTTGACAAGGATTTATTCCGGCTGATCGATACGGGAGATACCACCTTGCAACCCGAACTAATCAAACAATACCCGGAAATGCTGGATATCATCGGGAAAGGCATATTAAACCTGCAAACCATCGAGACTCCCGGCTTCTTCGAGAAAATGCGGAATTATTACTCGGAGCCTACCTTGAAAGGCTTGTATCGTGACGCTATCACCCAATATGATTCCGTGGAGGATATCGAGAAATCCTTGGGGTACGGATTCGCCTATCTAAAGGAGAATTTCCCCTCGATGCAGATCCCTGCTATCTATATGCATGTATCTGGTTTCAACCAGAACGTATTGGTAGGCGATAGCCTGCTTTCCCTTTCCATCGATAAGTATATGGGAAAGGACTATCCCTTGTATCAGGATTTCTTCTATGACTCCCAGAAATTGAAAATGCAACGTGGACTTGTAGTCCCGGATTATCTGGCGGGTTGGCTCATGTCCGAATATCCTTTCGCAGGAAAAGAGAACGTATTGCTGGACCGGATGATTTACGAGGGAAAAATCAAATACCTGCTCTCGCAAGCCTTAGGCGTTCCCGATGCCGCCGAGCTAATGGGATACACCGAACAGGCCTACAACTGGTGCAAGGACAACGAAGGAACAATCTGGAAAGCAATCATCGAGCGCAAGCATCTTTATACCCCGGATCAACTGACGACTTCCCAATATTTCGAGGATACCCCGACCATTTTCCCCGGGAACGACGCTCCCGGGAATATCGGGACTTGGATAGGCTGGCAGATCATCAACCAGTACATAAAGGAGACGGGATCTACCCCGGAGGCGTTGATGCAAAACAACGACGCCCAAGAAATCCTAACCGCCTCAAAGTACAAACCCCTATAAACAGGAAAACCGCCCTATTCTCACGAACAAGACGGATAACCTAATCTAACTTAATTCTAATACCATGAAAAACACTATATCTTAATAACAAGGCTTTTAAAAAAAGGTTCAATGGAATGAGATTTTAAACCTCTTATTTACCTTGGTTGTTGTAACAGGAAACGAAAACAAGGTGAGTCCGATGGATAATGATCTCTTAGATATAACAAAATTGAGGCGCTGGCGGATCTGGAAATTGAAACTTATTGACGCCAGGCTTTATTTTGTAAGCATTTTCGTGGGATTGCTGACCGGGTTGGTAGCGGTACCTTATCACTATCTGCTCCAGCAGTTATTCAATAGCCGGAAACTTTTTTTCGACGGTCATTACCCTTGGTATTTCCATGTCTTGTTCTTCTTCACGCTATGGGGTATATTGCTTTGTGTGAATTGGATGGTCAAGAAGATGCCGCTGATTACCGGTGGGGGCATTCCCCAGACACGGGCGGTTATCAATGGCAGGATCACTTATAAGAACCCGTTGACACAATTAATCGCCAAGTTCACGGGAGGGATATTAGCAATCAGCGCCGGCCTGTCCCTTGGTCGTGAGGGGCCGTGCGTACAGATCGGATCTTACGTGGGGAATATCATTTCCAAATGGGGACACGTATTGGCTGGAGAGCGCAAGCAACTTTTGGCCGCCGGCGCAGGTGCCGGATTGGCCGCCGCTTTCGCCGCTCCCCTCGCTTCCTCACTTTTGGTGATCGAGTCCATCGAACGGTTCGACGCTCCCAAGACCGCCATTACCACCTTGCTGGCAGGGGTCGTGGCGGGAGGCGTAGCGAGCTTGATTTTTCCCTTCAACCCCTACTCGCAGATTAGCGCTATTGCCCCGCAGGCTACTTTTATAGATCAACTGAAGTTGTTCTTATTTCTGGCCGTGGTTATTTCCGTCTTCGGGAAAATTTACTCGATGTTTACCCTTTGGTGCAAGGATTTCTTTACCAGACTGAAGCATCCTCCTTATATGAAGATGTTGTACCTGCTTATCATAGCGTATACGATCTCATTGACGGAGATCGACTTGACAGGAGGAGGCGAGCAATTCCTTATCATGCAAGCGATGCATGGATATCACCCCGTTTTATGGATAGCGGCGATGATGCTCATCCACTTGATATTCACGTCTCTCTCTTTCTCCTCCGGACTGCCGGGAGGGAATTTCATCCCTACACTAGTTACCGGGGGATTGTTCGGGCAGATCATCGCCTTATTATTGGTGAAGTATGGTTTCATTGAGACGGAGAGCATCAGCTATATCATGTTAATCAGCATGGTAGGTTTCTTGGTGGCGGTAGTCCGGACACCACTGACGGGTATCGTCTTGATTACGGAGATAACCGGGCATCTGGATGTATTCTACCCCTCTATCATTGTCGGCGGGCTTACGTATTACTTCACGGAAATGCTACAGATAAAGCCCTTTAACGTGGTTCTCTATGACGAGATGATCTCGACTCCAGCCTTCCGTGCCGAAGGGCGTTCCAGCCTGTTCGTCGAGATCATGACAGGTGCCTATTTCGACGGGAAGGAGGTAGATCACCTCACCCTCCCCCAACGTTGTATCATCAAGACTATTCACCGGGATCGCAAGGACTTGGCTCCTGCTGGACAGACCCTTATCCCCGGCGATCAGGTAGAGATCGAGATCGATTCGCAGGATATCGAGAAGCTGTATGAGCCGCTGGTTAGCATGGCGAACATCTATTAATCGCTGATCTGCCAATCGCCTCGAAAAGAAATGCCACACCAAGAATCCCCCGGTGTGGCACATTTACAAAACGCTACATTATCAGAAGTTATATTGAGCGGAAACATTAAGTCGATTGGCGTGGCGGGTCATATCGTTGAAATCGGTACGCCAGCCTCTCAAGTACTCGGCGCCGACTTGCAGATTGGCGTTCACGTTCCAGAAAATGTTGGCTACCAAGTATTGACCGTAGCGGTATTGATCCGACGGGGTAACCGGGTAATCATTCTCGCTGTATAAACGAGTCTGGCTATAGGTGCTGGAGACGAATACCTTCGGCGTGATATTATACTGCAAGCCAGCATACCAACCCATCATCGGAAGCACTTGCATCTTGCCTTTGGCCTCGGGGTCCGGAACCAGATCCACGTCCAGATTACT from Parabacteroides distasonis ATCC 8503 includes these protein-coding regions:
- a CDS encoding AAA domain-containing protein; this encodes MDLTYLKTLLGFVSNRTHDTTTSILAYWEVLEYFQELSFPQASKSGLPEDEVRVRYVRSEDELKYFIYAPYRDADSFRLYVGGVPKYDLLSELYRLIPADKDNERFRKLLEKNKSVSVLYTIDLSPSGEYIEGSFQLSPYIWAISCLIHDREVDEEWLEELLEDGNDFFMTIEDEEGIEFFSLLRQKTVELLDRLRIRSLFTVNDGFRRNDLERVCARALKSDDTDLSISFYAKDLSRVRKSLLDKRPNRLLVNYINAPLMSGGNRQSICSIENYRKWLGPERYPLGRWPSEFSPALMQQMAINIALAEENAGGCGIFSVNGPPGTGKTTLLKDIIAEYVVRRARLLADLNQPDDAFTETPLLVKSLEAGKSQKTFGLQMGRGLADYGILVTSCNNTAVENITFELPETSKLPTAEAMSKAGHSLVFSEGKDLFFGDLASNMLNGNTDPGKHTKQAWGLISARLGKGDNIRSFSEMVLRPFVSKMSPKRDNEKVMREFKNRFPSFDIAQQEFLKQYRIVERLRRSVSCNEEVFRMADEKMQSSNPLKNAEFDKAREDLFYQALVLHGSFVINSYKWRCNLYSLLAFWDNKYMPEEKELIFSHVLNSLFFLVPVVSTTFASVQKMLEYMGREQLGLLIVDEAGQAAPQCAVGALWRAKKAIIVGDPKQVEPVVTTDETLMTLYQKKCGIVSLSSYLSKSHSVQGFADLINRYGSWIGETWVGCPLVVHRRCINPMFSISNRVSYDDTMILGMKDAVKDEEKSQLLLDHSLWIDVPGKKGTSAKGNNDHYVAEQGEVCLRLILAWMGKHREKEDTRKLYVISPFTTVVKGIKAAVKAVLNTEEYSGLKGKFKGWETANCGTVHKFQGKEAEEVIFLLGCQPSSTGAIGWVNSNILNVAVTRAKKRVYFIGDYEVWSRQNWNFSPEIICFSEEDTGLQRIHFSELPDFGEIEAMEETPDLEFPGAEDSQVEYLLEEDEIDPETTEPEDRKQDIRPIPRYSFLTGPEYHHRYRVIYSHPYQLIFEVLMTDPTETLPDLPVSFYRKLSDSPSLWMCLIYPVALDFPAQELENEFDQVIDWYNSL
- the metF gene encoding methylenetetrahydrofolate reductase [NAD(P)H], whose product is MKVIDLIRNSKSTAFSFEILPPLKGNSIQKVYNVIDKLKEFDPKYINITSHHSEFVYKTLPDGSFQKVNIRKRPGSVAIASAIQNKYGIPAVPHIICKGFTKDETEYALIDLNFLGVNNLLILRGDIKTLEASQQKPELYHDHATDLQQQVNHFNEGIALDGSKIDGIETPFSYGMACYPEKHEEAPNMESDIYYLKEKVKNGAEYLVTQMFFDNDKYYAFVDRCRAEGITVPIIPGIKPIVFKNQLTVLPKIFRADIPEPFATELRKCKDDAEAKEVGVEWCIQQCKDLIAHGVPSLHFYTMMASDSVYKIAKEIY
- a CDS encoding ATP-binding protein produces the protein MYFKDIIGQEEVKERLRQSTRTGIVPHAQLFTEQGGAGAFPLALAYARYLNCTNRTETDACGRCPSCLKYDELAHPDLHFVFPIVAKKEKKKEVCDDYLSEWRGFLKEHPYFNMDEWLDYIEAGNSQAIIYSKESDEIIHKLSLKIYEAEYRILMVWLPEKLHPTCANKLLKIIEEPPMKTVILMVSETPDLILGTIQSRAQRIHIRPIETDAIMNAMVSRFGLSPDDAKHVAHLSSGSFIKAMEAISLGEENKFFLEQFKAMMRNSWARNVKGMKAMADVMAGIGRERQKNFLSYCQHLIRENFMYRFQSPELNYMNLDEASFSVKFSPFVNERNVIDLMEELAKAERHITQNVNAKMVFFDLSLRITVLIKR
- a CDS encoding MATE family efflux transporter, producing MRYTNKQILKITYPVLISLLMEHMIGLTDTAYLGRVGEVELGASALAGVYYLVIYMLGFGFSVGAQVLMARRNGEGEYKRIGEVFTQGGLFLFLLAAVLFTASNLLTPYLLHRMIGSEEVYRATMSYLDWRVYGFFFSFIAVMFRAFYVSTTNTKILTANSVVMVLTNVVLNYILIFGKFGFPALGIAGAAIASSISEAVSVLFFVIYTWKKIDYKKYGLFRFTRVDFRMLGQILSVSIWVMIQHGIAFGGWFIFFIAMEHLGERPLAITNVVRSISSFLFMFVNAFASTNSSLVSNLIGAGESDRVLPLCRRMIGLCYAFVLPIGILIAMFPSTVLRIYTDNPDLIASSIPSLWVMLSSYLFAVPGFIYFFSVSGTGNTRRALEIDMASIFVYVLYILYVAVWLRADVAVCWTTEYVYNIMILSSFFYLWKGNWRNKKI
- a CDS encoding ClC family H(+)/Cl(-) exchange transporter, which encodes MDNDLLDITKLRRWRIWKLKLIDARLYFVSIFVGLLTGLVAVPYHYLLQQLFNSRKLFFDGHYPWYFHVLFFFTLWGILLCVNWMVKKMPLITGGGIPQTRAVINGRITYKNPLTQLIAKFTGGILAISAGLSLGREGPCVQIGSYVGNIISKWGHVLAGERKQLLAAGAGAGLAAAFAAPLASSLLVIESIERFDAPKTAITTLLAGVVAGGVASLIFPFNPYSQISAIAPQATFIDQLKLFLFLAVVISVFGKIYSMFTLWCKDFFTRLKHPPYMKMLYLLIIAYTISLTEIDLTGGGEQFLIMQAMHGYHPVLWIAAMMLIHLIFTSLSFSSGLPGGNFIPTLVTGGLFGQIIALLLVKYGFIETESISYIMLISMVGFLVAVVRTPLTGIVLITEITGHLDVFYPSIIVGGLTYYFTEMLQIKPFNVVLYDEMISTPAFRAEGRSSLFVEIMTGAYFDGKEVDHLTLPQRCIIKTIHRDRKDLAPAGQTLIPGDQVEIEIDSQDIEKLYEPLVSMANIY